In the genome of Carassius carassius chromosome 47, fCarCar2.1, whole genome shotgun sequence, one region contains:
- the LOC132130705 gene encoding 5-hydroxytryptamine receptor 4-like: MATASDSVDDSVDEVVSKHTPKIPLCIVLVTIIILTALGNLLVMVALCKDRQLRKKKTNFFIVSLAFADFLVALVVMPLAAIELVTGQWSYGEMFCLVRTSLDVLLTTVSILHLCCIALDRYYAICCQPLVYTNKMTPVRVSLMLVGCWVIPIFISFLPIMQSWNTIGIESFIEQRKFNSSHNSTCVFMVNRPYALVCSAVAFYVPLVLMVLAYQRIYVTAMGHARRIGSLHRAGSAPSSTYPNHDQHGSNRIKNETKAAKTLAVIMGCFCLCWAPFFITNVVDPFINYSVPWQMWTAWLWLGYINSGLNPFLYAFLNRAFRRAFLMILCCGNERYARQRGFSPSRQHSESVNGTSISLRLSFLQNRRYSNNSNRFLSCELESQESAGAS, encoded by the exons ATGGCCACAGCATCAGACTCAGTGGATGA TTCAGTGGATGAAGTTGTGTCAAAACACACTCCGAAGATACCACTGTGTATTGTCCTGGTGACCATCATTATACTGACTGCACTTGGTAACTTGCTTGTGATGGTGGCTCTCTGTAAAGACAGACAGCTAAG GAAGAAGAAGACCAACTTCTTTATCGTATCACTGGCATTCGCAGACTTTCTAGTTGCCCTTGTTGTGATGCCCCTGGCAGCCATAGAGTTGGTCACTGGTCAGTGGAGCTATGGAGAGATGTTCTGCTTGGTCCGGACCTCACTGGATGTGCTGCTGACCACTGTTTCTATACTGCATCTGTGCTGCATTGCCCTAGACAG GTACTATGCGATTTGCTGTCAGCCTCTGGTCTACACAAATAAGATGACGCCTGTGAGAGTCTCACTGATGCTGGTTGGATGCTGGGTCATCCCCATTTTCATCTCTTTTCTTCCCATCATGCAAAGTTGGAATACCATTGGAATCGAGAGCTTT ATCGAGCAAAGAAAGTTCAACTCTTCCCATAATTCAACTTGTGTGTTCATGGTGAACCGACCCTATGCTCTGGTGTGTTCGGCCGTGGCCTTTTATGTGCCACTGGTGCTGATGGTTCTCGCCTATCAGAGAATCTATGTCACCGCTATGGGACACGCTCGGCGAATCGGCTCACTGCATCGGGCCGGCTCGGCCCCTTCTTCGACTTACCCCAACCACGATCAACATGGTTCCAATCGCATTAAGAATGAAACTAAGGCGGCCAAGACACTGGCTGTCATCATGGGTTGCTTCTGTCTGTGCTGGGCACCCTTCTTTATCACCAATGTGGTGGATCCCTTCATCAATTACAGCGTGCCCTGGCAGATGTGGACCGCTTGGCTTTGGTTGGGTTACATCAACTCGGGCTTGAATCCGTTCCTGTATGCTTTTCTGAACCGGGCTTTTCGGAGAGCCTTCCTTATGATCCTGTGCTGTGGAAATGAGCGCTATGCCCGGCAGCGGGGCTTTAGTCCGAGCAGACAGCACTCAGAGTCTGTCAACGGAACCTCCATTTCTCTCAG atTGTCATTTCTTCAAAACCGAAGGTACAGCAACAATTCCAATCGATTTCTGTCATGCGAGCTGGAATCTCAGGAGTCTGCTGGTGCATCATAG
- the LOC132130698 gene encoding protein regulator of cytokinesis 1-like: protein MSCRRSDALAFSLVTDINQAMARLVDIWDSIGIMEDQRVERMQTVKKHIDGLLHSMIKEEEALRNCIKTSIITCQKQLDTLCLELGLEPYKLEEDLTVLQMEKNLRCRVDSLLKEKNERLRELSDLKKQDEELCVTLCATPYYIPSGSVPSRTQLQELQEHVKKLSKEKESRVKVFSGLREDIRSLMDEMGHEPESSLERESICPDSDIFLLTHDNIKALKLLLSQLEMKKESLISARDKLKERATSLWNRLSCPEPESEAFREAAMSTLSDDIRRWRGYVEHLEELQMAQLEEVVDKVRQEIVLLWDKCMLGSEQREPFSVHFCDDHYTEELLALHDNELLRLKAFYEAAQPILEDLENWKRNWTLFQEFERKAADPSRFSNRGGSLLKESKDRAKVQKLLPKLEEELRNRVEVWEKNQGTSFLVHGQRIMDYISSQWEEHRLQKDKEKNERMTKKTETSQFKTPTKRALGSTYTTPIPNKIKKMPNMPAPRTATVSSTSSTSSSLSTTFVCVPGRPQLSAKRNKTTDASSGPRVALQEFNSDKKPVPISYSAFTSDLSRKANTDAFLNSTVKDML, encoded by the exons ATGTCTTGTCGCAGAAG TGATGCTCTGGCATTCTCTCTGGTAACTGATATCAATCAAGCCATGGCCAGGCTTGTGGACATATGGGACAGTATCGGCATCATGGAGGACCAGAGGGTAGAACGAATGCAAACTGTGAAAAAACATATAGAT GGGCTTTTGCATTCAATGATCAAGGAGGAAGAGGCCTTAAGAAACTGCATCAAAACCAGTATCATTACCTGCCAGAAACAATTGGATACACTGTGCTTGGAACTGGGACTGGAACCATACAAA TTGGAGGAAGACCTTACAGTTCTCCAGATGGAGAAGAACCTGCGGTGCCGTGTCGATTCTCTTCTAAAGGAGAAGAATGAACGCTTAAGAGAGCTAAGTGATTTGAAGAAGCAGGATGAGGAGCTGTGCGTGACTTTGTGTGCTACTCCATATTACATTCCATCGGGAAGTGTGCCTTCTCGAACCCAGCTGCAGGAACTCCAGGAGCATGTTAAGAAACTCAGCAAAGAAAAA GAGAGCAGGGTGAAGGTGTTCTCTGGGCTCAGGGAGGACATCAGGAGCCTGATGGATGAGATGGGACATGAACCAGAGAGCAGCCTAGAACGAGAGTCTATCTGCCCTGACAGTGATATTTTTCTGCTCACGCATGATAATATCAAAGCCTTGAAACTGCTGCTCAGCCAG CTTGAAATGAAAAAGGAATCCTTGATTTCAGCCCGAGACAAACTCAAGGAGCGAGCCACGAGCCTGTGGAATCGTCTGAGTTGTCCCGAGCCAGAAAGCGAGGCGTTCCGTGAGGCTGCCATGAGCACTCTCTCTGATGATATCAGACGG TGGCGGGGCTATGTGGAACATCTGGAGGAACTGCAGATGGCTCAGCTGGAGGAGGTTGTTGATAAGGTCCGACAGGAGATTGTGCTTCTGTGGGACAAATGTATGCTTGGATCAGAACAGAGAGAGCCCTTCAGTGTTCACTTCTGTGATG ATCACTACACTGAAGAGCTGCTGGCCCTTCATGACAACGAGCTGCTAAGATTGAAGGCTTTCTATGAGGCAGCACAGCCCATACTGGAGGACCTGGAGAACTGGAAGAGGAACTGGACTCTCTTTCAAGAGTTTGAG AGAAAGGCTGCAGATCCAAGTCGCTTCAGTAACAGAGGAGGGTCTCTGCTCAAAGAGAGTAAGGACAGGGCCAAAGTGCAGAAACTACTCCCAAAG CTGGAGGAGGAGTTAAGAAACCGTGTGGAAGTTTGGGAAAAGAATCAGGGGACCTCTTTTCTTGTGCATGGTCAGAGGATCATGGATTACATTTCCAGCCAGTGGGAAGAGCATCGCTTGCAGAAAGACAAGGAGAAGAATGAACGG ATGACTAAGAAAACAGAAACCTCTCAGTTTAAAACTCCGACAAAGAGAGCCCTCGGATCAACATATACCACCCCCATCCCTAACAAAATTAAAAAG ATGCCCAATATGCCGGCACCTCGCACTGCCACCGTGAGCAGCACCAGTAGCACCAGCAGCAGCTTATCcacaacatttgtgtgtgtgccaGGAAGACCTCAACTCTCTGCCAAG AGGAACAAGACTACCGATGCCAGCTCTGGCCCACGTGTGGCGCTGCAGGAGTTCAACAGTGACAAGAAACCGGTTCCAATCAGCTATTCGGCCTTTACC AGCGATCTCTCCAGGAAAGCCAATACTGATGCTTTTCTCAATTCCACCGTTAAAGACATGCTTTGA
- the LOC132130697 gene encoding sulfate transporter-like yields the protein MGPSSLEAMEDLNSVTVGTLKRRVRQRKRIHEIISNKLQRNLSCSGSKVKSTLTGFFPVVKWLPKYKVKDYIWGDLMSGLIVGIILIPQAIAYCLLAGLDPIYGLYTSFFSNIIYFFMGTSRHVSVGIFSLMSLMVGQVVDREVYLAGFDLNEDSTKSAFGINGTGEANTTLVNLKIMPLNMECGKECYAIGIATALTFLAGVYQVLMAVLKLGFVSVYLSAPMLDGFATGASCTILTVQAKYLLGLKIPRYQGYGTVVVTWINIFKNIHKTNFCDLITSAICIIVLVAGKEIQDRYKDRLKIPLPTELVVVAVATVVSHFADLNGQFSSSISGAIPTGFIQPKVPSIELMPRVACDAIPLAVISFAFTVSLSEMFAKKNGYTVRPNQEMIAIGFCNIIPSFFHSFTTSAALAKTMVKDSTGCQTQVSSIVSALVVLLVLLFFAPFFYALQKCVLACIIIVSLRGALRKFRDVPMQWRESKIEAIVWLVAMSSTALISVELGLLIGVVFSMICVVGQTQNPKVSLLGQIEQTNDFEDMEEYDNLSPVPKVKIFRFQAPLFYANKDFFLKSLYKATHLEPFLEITRRRKLEKKAREKTVKKTYRVDETNGDVSVNLISKNIDFHTIILDCSCISIIDTAGVSTFKMVLKDYKEVGVNVILACCNTPVIDSLRRGSFFGAGDKDIEQLSFHTIHSAVCFATGMTQPVNDSSV from the exons ATGGGTCCCTCATCACTGGAAGCTATGGAGGACCTAAACTCTGTGACTGTGGGCACACTAAAGCGTAGAGTACGGCAAAGGAAACGGATTCATGAGATTATCAGCAACAAATTACAGCGAAACCTCTCCTGCTCAGGATCTAAAGTTAAGAGCACGCTAACAGGCTTCTTCCCCGTAGTGAAATGGCTTCCCAAGTACAAGGTGAAGGACTATATATGGGGAGATCTGATGTCTGGACTCATAGTTGGCATCATATTGATCCCTCAAGCCATTGCGTACTGCTTGTTGGCAGGCTTGGATCCTATCTATGGCTTGTACACATCGTTTTTTTCAAACATCATCTACTTCTTCATGGGGACGTCAAGACATGTTTCTGTGGGCATCTTCAGCCTCATGAGTCTGATGGTTGGACAAGTTGTGGACCGAGAGGTCTACCTTGCaggctttgatttgaatgaagaCAGTACGAAAAGCGCATTTGGGATAAATGGTACCGGGGAAGCTAACACTACTCTGGTCAACTTGAAGATCATGCCATTGAATATGGAATGTGGGAAGGAATGCTATGCCATTGGCATTGCCACAGCTTTAACATTTCTTGCTGGTGTCTACCAG GTGCTGATGGCCGTTCTCAAGCTGGGGTTTgtctctgtttatctgtctgctCCTATGCTTGATGGCTTTGCCACTGGGGCATCTTGCACTATCCTCACTGTCCAGGCAAAGTACCTGCTTGGCCTTAAGATTCCTCGATACCAAGGCTACGGCACTGTAGTGGTCACTTGGATCAATATCTTTAAGAACATCCACAAAACCAACTTCTGTGATTTAATAACGAGTGCCATTTGCATCATAGTGCTGGTTGCAGGAAAAGAAATCCAGGATCGCTATAAGGACCGTTTGAAGATACCGTTGCCCACAGAACTGGTGGTAGTGGCAGTTGCCACAGTAGTCTCCCACTTTGCTGATCTAAACGGACAGTTCAGCTCCAGTATCTCAGGTGCCATTCCAACTGGTTTCATTCAACCAAAGGTGCCCAGTATTGAACTGATGCCCCGTGTAGCATGTGATGCCATTCCATTAGCTGTCATCAGTTTTGCTTTTACCGTTTCTCTGTCTGAGATGTTTGCTAAAAAGAATGGTTACACAGTTAGGCCCAACCAAGAAATGATAGCAATTGGGTTTTGCAATATAATTCCTTCATTTTTCCATTCTTTCACTACAAGCGCAGCCCTTGCAAAAACTATGGTGAAGGACTCAACAGGTTGCCAGACTCAGGTCTCCAGTATAGTGAGTGCCTTAGTGGTTCTTCTGGTCCTTCTTTTCTTTGCACCATTTTTCTACGCCCTGCAGAAATGCGTCCTCGCCTGCATTATCATCGTCAGTCTGCGGGGTGCCCTGCGCAAATTTCGAGACGTCCCTATGCAATGGCGTGAAAGCAAGATTGAGGCAATCGTCTGGTTGGTGGCCATGAGCTCAACTGCTTTAATTAGCGTGGAGCTTGGATTGCTGATTGGTGTGGTCTTCTCTATGATCTGTGTGGTGGGCCAGACTCAGAATCCTAAAGTTTCTTTACTGGGACAAATTGAACAAACCAACGACTTTGAGGACATGGAAGAGTATGATAATCTTTCACCTGTTCCAAAAGTGAAGATCTTCCGTTTTCAGGCACCTCTTTTCTATGCCAACAAAGACttctttttaaaatctttatataaAGCAACTCATCTTGAGCCATTCCTTGAAATAACCCGCCGAAGAAAACTGGAGAAAAAAGCTAGAGAAAAGACAGTGAAGAAGACATATAGAGTAGATGAAACAAATGGGGATGTAAGTGTAAACTTGATTTCAAAAAACATTGATTTTCATACTATCATCTTAGATTGCTCCTGCATTTCCATAATAGACACAGCAGGAGTGAGCACCTTCAAAATGGTTTTAAAAGACTATAAAGAAGTTGGCGTGAATGTAATTCTAGCTTGCTGCAACACACCAGTTATAGATTCTTTAAGGAGAGGCTCTTTTTTTGGGGCTGGCGACAAAGACATAGAACAACTGTCATTTCATACTATCCACAGTGCTGTTTGTTTTGCTACTGGTATGACACAACCAGTTAATGACTCATCTGTGTAA